The sequence GCTGCCGCCAAGGGCTATCACATCATCATCGTCATGCCGTCCACCATGTCCCCGGAACGCGTCAAGCTCATGAAAGCATATGGCGCCGAGGTCATTCTTTCCGATGGCGCACTCGGCATGAAGGGAGCGATCGCCAAGGCCAACGAACTCCATGAGGCGACACCGAACTCCTGGATCCCGAGCCAGTTCACCAACCCTTCCAACTGGAAGGCACACTACGCAACGACCGGCCCCGAAATCTGGGAAGATACCGAAGGCAAAGTGGATATGTTTGTTTCCGGAATCGGAACCGGCGGAACCATTACCGGAACCGGCAAATACCTCAAGGAACACAACCCGGCCATTGAAGTCATCGCCGTCGAACCTGCGACTTCCGCAGTCCTCTCCGGCAAGCCTGCGGGCAAGCATATGATCCAGGGCATTGGTGCAGGCTTCATTCCGGAAGTTCTCGACACATCCATTTACAACCGCATCATCACGGTTGAAAACGATGCGGCATTTGAATACGGACAGATGCTCGG is a genomic window of Galactobacillus timonensis containing:
- the cysK gene encoding cysteine synthase A, coding for MKIYNSIQELTGHTPLVELTHLEKDLGLKARLVVKVEGMNPAGSVKDRVARRMVEDAEEAGILKPGSTIIEPTSGNTGIGLSMVAAAKGYHIIIVMPSTMSPERVKLMKAYGAEVILSDGALGMKGAIAKANELHEATPNSWIPSQFTNPSNWKAHYATTGPEIWEDTEGKVDMFVSGIGTGGTITGTGKYLKEHNPAIEVIAVEPATSAVLSGKPAGKHMIQGIGAGFIPEVLDTSIYNRIITVENDAAFEYGQMLGKKEGILAGISSGAALWAGVQEAKKEENAGKLIVVLLPDSGDRYLSTRLFQE